The window CATGACTATTCATGGTAAAAGATGGTGGCATTGGGGGTATTTCGATTTTCAACCAAGAGGAAAGTACCTTATTGATACGTATTCCTTGACAGCCAATCAGACTCATAAGCATCTGCGACTGGTCCACCCATACTTCGTTCTCTGTCCATTCATCTTCCTGGAATGTTGCTCCTAAGAAATAGGAACTATTCTTTGGAAGCTCGTTTAAAGAGGTGTATTTCGTTTCAAGTACGGCACCACCGTTCGTCCTAACATTGTTACGATGAAAGGCAATGCTCCACGACTGTGGTTCAGGCTGCGCATCAGTAGCAGTAAAGCCACGCTTTTCATTAACCGAGATACCTTTTCCGAAGACATCAAACCAGTAAGTGTACATACCCGTTTTCCCATCACCACTACCCGATGACAGACTCGTAGGGATAGCATAATGCATGAAGTTCGTCTGTGCCTTAAGCAATCCTGCAGTGTCTTTACGCTCGATATACATCTGTAAAGAGTCAAAGTCAACATAATACCAGTCCTTCCAACTGGCGGCATTAACAAGCAGTTGACCCTCCGTTGTCACACTTGGAGTAGCTGGAGCCTCATCATATATATCGTCAAAAATGCCGTTGCAGGCTGTCACCATCATCATAATGACACAGCCTGCAAGGATAGAAATAGGGCGAAATACTCTGTGCATTAGCGTATAACGTTTTACTTAGCCTTTTTACCAGTATATGTTGCTGAGATTGAGAGTGGCATATGTGTAAGCCTATAGCTATTTGTAATTGTCAAAGTCCCATTCTCATCAAGTTTAACAATAATCTTACTTGGTGACTCGAAAGCATAGTCTTTATTAAGACTCATCAGACCTCCTTCAGACTTAAGATGTACCTTAAGACCATCACTGCTATAATCACGAATAAAGCTGTGAGTTGCTTCATCATAAGAAAGATTCTTTACGGTATATGAATCTATCGTTAAGTTACCCACCATCATAATTCCTGCATAACTCTCTGTAGGTGTTGTTACATTGATGGTACCATCCTCGTTAGCAGTAATCTTATAAGATACGTTACTTGCATCATAAGGTCCATAGGCTGGTCCTACCAACAAAGAGGTCGTACCAGTATAACTTCCTGCCACCTTAGATGCTGCTGAAGCCTCAGCATAATGCCAAGTAATATCAGTACCACCCATGAGTGATGGGATTGTTATCTTAATTTCTCTCATCGAACCACTCATCGTAGCATCATATTCCTTCGCTGCGCCACCACCATTTGGGTTCGCAATCTTCATTTTACCAGTACCATTAATGGCGTGATTAGCCATGGTTATCACGAAAGAACCAGTACCCCACTGAGTATCAGAGAACTCTGCAAGGAACTTACCACCGTCCTGCAACACCTTAATCTTAGCGCCTGTGTCAAAACGAACATTGTCGAGTACTCTGTTCTTTACAGTCAGATAGCCTGCAAGCTCGTGTATCAACTTTGGCTGTGAAGGGGTTTCACTTGGCAAGAACTCAATCTTTGAAATATCCGATGCGTTATAAGTTACAACGTTACCATCGGTTTTGGTTACCTTTAATGTTTGTGCCTGTACTGCGAGTGCACTCAAGAAAGATACGATTACTAAAGTAAAGATCTTTTTCATTTACGTATAAATTTAAATGTCTTAGATAATGATTTAACTACAAAAACGCCTGTTTGTCCGTCGAGAGGAATCTCAACAGAACCGCTTTGGCTTACGGTGGCACGACCAACCAACTGTCCGTTGATGGTGTAGACAGCTACCTGGCTGCCTGCTTTTAGTCCTTCTCCCTTTAAAGAGTTACCAAAAGAGAAGACTGCACTGTTGCCTTCCGCATCAAGAGTACCGATACCTGTTGGCTGATTCGAAAAGGCGAAAGCACGGAAATCTGTCAGAGGATACTCTATTCTTTGACTTCCAGCTGTCAAAACCATAGCAGTGGAAGTGAAAGTAACAGTAGGTTTCTCAGACAGAGCAAAGTAAGTGTCTTTGCCATCTTTGTCACTTACTTTCACATAGTCAGCAGCAGAGGCAGAGAGTGTGCTCATGGAAGCTAACAGTGTAACAGCAAGTGTAAAAAATAATTTTTTAATTCTCATGTTACTGATTCAGTTTATATTAAATTGTTATTGAGTGCAAAGGTATAAGAAACACCATTACAATACAATACCTATTAATAATGATTTTAAACCAAAAGACAGCAAAAAACACTAACTAACACCTATAAAAAGAATTCAAAACAAAAATGTATAAATCGTCAATTTCCTACCTTATCAATTAACACAAGCAGGCGATTCAGACTTATTTTATCGTCTTTACACCGAATTAACACCATAGATAAAGTTCTAAAAGTAAACTTTAACGAATAACAAATCTCTCTATTACGACCTCACAATACATTTTACTCACTACCTATTTATAACGAATAAAACTTTTGATAACCGTATTAGATTCTTCCGTTGAATGCTGTAGATTGCAAATAGCATAATGACTTATTCCCTTGCATGGTATGACTATACCAAAGCAAATAGTCTTACAAAGGGGGGATAAACTAAAAGATAAAATGCAAATAGAAACCCTATCTATCCGTATTCTACAAACAATCCATTCTCATATCACTGATATTTGTAAACTATTTTCATACAACTCAAATCCAATACATGCTCTTTTGGCTTCTAAAAGACGCCTAATTGACTTGCAAAAGACGCCCTTTAAGACCCTTACTAACGCCCTTTTGAAGTCCAATTAAGCACCTTTTCTTATTCTTCTTTATAACTAATTGATTCCCTGTCAGTTGCAAACTTGCTTTTTATACGCCTATTTCCCCTTATTTATAGAGGTTTTATCTGAAATTATGTAACGATTTTTCAAAGCCTTTATCTAAGCTTTTTGATGTTTTTAAATAAAAAAAATCCTGTGTAGGAGGAGGATAATAGGATAGACTATTGAGGCTAATAGCAATAGTTTTGTTTAATAAGTGACTTCGGATCTACCATTATTATCTATCATAGTAAGACTAATGTCAAACGTAAACTCCACCTCATATATGTATAACAACAATAAAGGCTGAGATCCACAATAGGATATCAGCCCATTAGTTTTAGGTATTGGAAGAGCGAACCTTACGTTCTTCGTTAGAAAATGAGTAAGACTTACTATGTTAAGATTTGTCTTTGCTTCATTTCCAAGTATTTATTGATAACATCAATGCTAAGTTTATCTGGCGTTGTCAATACGCTATAGATACCATGCTGGCGCAATGTTGATACTATCAAACGCTTTTCGCAGGCAAACTTCTCAGCAATAACATGCTGGTAATATTCCTCTGTTGAGTGCTTTGGAGAACGAATATAATCATTCATTTCAGCATCTTCAAAGAAAACAACGAGTACACGATGCCACTGACTAAGCAATTTCAAGTAAGCCAACTGTCTATTAAGAGCAGTCATACCAGAGAAGTTTGTATAAATAACGAACAGACTTCGCTTGCTAACTTGTTTATGTACATTGGCACACAAACCACTAAAATCACTTTCGCCAAACTTCGTTTCCTGTGCGTATAGTGACTCTAAGAGAAGTTGCATCTGACCAGTTTGCTTCGAAGGAGCAACAAACGTGTCCATTTTATCTGCAAAGGTTATCAAGCCAGCCTTATCATCACGGCGCATGGCAACATATGACAATACCAAAGAAGCATTGATACTATAGTCGAGAAGCGTCATTCCACGGAACGATTGCTGCATAACACGTCCCTTATCAATAACCGAGAATATCTGCTGAGAACGCTCATCACGATAGACATTCACCATCAACTGATTGCGACGTGCACTTGCCTTCCAGTTTATACTTCGGTATTCATCACCTTTCACATAGTCTTTTATCTGCTCAAACTCAGTGTTGTTACCTGCCCGACGAATACGCTTTATACCCATCTCAGTGAGATTATTGCTTATCGCAAGAAGCTCATAGCGATTCAGCATCATATAAGAAGGATAGACCTTGACGTCTTCTGCGTTGCCCAATGTATAACGACGCTCGACAAGTCCTAAGACTGTACGTGTGAAGCAACGAATCTTACCAAAGGAGTAGACGCCACGCTTCATCGGTCTGAGCGTATAACGAATTGTATTCGTACCCATCGCTGTTAGATGACTCTTATAGCTAATATCTCTCCGTTGGAACACCTCTGGCGCCTCATCTATAACCGTCAACCATACAGGGAAGGAATACTTACTTTCTAAACTTATCTTGACAACATTCTTATCACCATTAGAGAAACGTTCTGAACAGGTTCGTTTCGCTGTTATCCCACGACGATGATAGAGCATAACAGCATCGACCACAACCATAGCAGCAAAGATAAAGAGAAGTATCTTTGCACCCATGAAAAGCTGTGGGAACACATAACCAAAGCCTGCGAGCAGGGTAAGGCTTGCTAATATAAAATAAAACCTTTTAGTAAGGAACATTTCTTCTTTATTTATTTGAGTGCTACTCGGCTAACCTCATTACTTAGGTACTTCGACCTTGTCAATCAACTTCTGTGCAACCTTCAATGGGGTATATCCCTCCATTTCAGCCTCAGCAGTGAGGATGAGACGATGTTGAAGAATACTTGGCGTA is drawn from Prevotella melaninogenica and contains these coding sequences:
- a CDS encoding HmuY family protein, whose amino-acid sequence is MHRVFRPISILAGCVIMMMVTACNGIFDDIYDEAPATPSVTTEGQLLVNAASWKDWYYVDFDSLQMYIERKDTAGLLKAQTNFMHYAIPTSLSSGSGDGKTGMYTYWFDVFGKGISVNEKRGFTATDAQPEPQSWSIAFHRNNVRTNGGAVLETKYTSLNELPKNSSYFLGATFQEDEWTENEVWVDQSQMLMSLIGCQGIRINKVLSSWLKIEIPPMPPSFTMNSHVFILRLKNGKYAALQLENYIGTDGTKCWLRINYKYPY
- a CDS encoding calycin-like domain-containing protein, with the translated sequence MKKIFTLVIVSFLSALAVQAQTLKVTKTDGNVVTYNASDISKIEFLPSETPSQPKLIHELAGYLTVKNRVLDNVRFDTGAKIKVLQDGGKFLAEFSDTQWGTGSFVITMANHAINGTGKMKIANPNGGGAAKEYDATMSGSMREIKITIPSLMGGTDITWHYAEASAASKVAGSYTGTTSLLVGPAYGPYDASNVSYKITANEDGTINVTTPTESYAGIMMVGNLTIDSYTVKNLSYDEATHSFIRDYSSDGLKVHLKSEGGLMSLNKDYAFESPSKIIVKLDENGTLTITNSYRLTHMPLSISATYTGKKAK
- a CDS encoding T9SS C-terminal target domain-containing protein translates to MRIKKLFFTLAVTLLASMSTLSASAADYVKVSDKDGKDTYFALSEKPTVTFTSTAMVLTAGSQRIEYPLTDFRAFAFSNQPTGIGTLDAEGNSAVFSFGNSLKGEGLKAGSQVAVYTINGQLVGRATVSQSGSVEIPLDGQTGVFVVKSLSKTFKFIRK
- a CDS encoding DUF58 domain-containing protein yields the protein MFLTKRFYFILASLTLLAGFGYVFPQLFMGAKILLFIFAAMVVVDAVMLYHRRGITAKRTCSERFSNGDKNVVKISLESKYSFPVWLTVIDEAPEVFQRRDISYKSHLTAMGTNTIRYTLRPMKRGVYSFGKIRCFTRTVLGLVERRYTLGNAEDVKVYPSYMMLNRYELLAISNNLTEMGIKRIRRAGNNTEFEQIKDYVKGDEYRSINWKASARRNQLMVNVYRDERSQQIFSVIDKGRVMQQSFRGMTLLDYSINASLVLSYVAMRRDDKAGLITFADKMDTFVAPSKQTGQMQLLLESLYAQETKFGESDFSGLCANVHKQVSKRSLFVIYTNFSGMTALNRQLAYLKLLSQWHRVLVVFFEDAEMNDYIRSPKHSTEEYYQHVIAEKFACEKRLIVSTLRQHGIYSVLTTPDKLSIDVINKYLEMKQRQILT